A stretch of DNA from Papio anubis isolate 15944 chromosome 4, Panubis1.0, whole genome shotgun sequence:
AGGAAACACCAAGATGGCGAGCCAGTGTGGTTGTAGAGATTGTAGAGAGGGGGGAATTGGCACTGTGGACCCTGGCCTTGATTTAGAAAGACATCAGCTAAGGCCGTTGTTCAGGTGGGCAGTGAGGGCGTTGTGCTTTGGAAAGATGCTCAGGCTGCACTAGGAAGCCCCCTGGCTTGGGGAGAGACTCCAGGAGACCCCGTCAGGGAGCATTTGACAGTGGATTCGAGTGATGCAGGGGGGACCTGAACTGTGGTCTCCATCATGGGAACCCGGAGGAGGTCGATGGCGTTTGCAGTTGatgtgggaaggagagaaagaagaatcagAAAGGCTGCTTCTGGGGGAAGTGTCGTGTCCGCTCCTCCGCTCcttttgccttttcttctccccttagGAGTGGTTTATggttccttttgttttattcttttatttgtacATCGGCGTTGgagtttgtttttttggcttttttttttttttttgggaaaaagtctcgctctgtcacccaggctggagtgcagtggctcaaccttagctcactgcaacctcaccgtcctgggttcaaggggttctcttgcctcagcctcctgagtagctgggattacaggtgcacaccaccgtgcctggctaatttttctatttttagtagagacagggtttggccatgttggccaggctggtcttaaactcctgacctcaggtgatccgcctgccttggcctcccaaaatgttgggattacaggcgtgagccacctcgcccagcctgagtttgtttttagaaacaacACTCTAAGAACAAGATAGTATAATCCTGTCTTTTTTGTACACAGAGTAAAGAGGACAAACAGGTGAAAGGATAAATGAAAGGCTGGAATCCCACTTCCCCCGCTGTCCCAGGGCATTGGATATTGATGGATAGGAGGAAGCAAACCACTCACAGAGCCAGGAAGAAATGAATGCGTTGGTACTGCCAGGAGAAGAGGCCGGCCCGGCTAAAATATGCTATGACCATAGCCAGGAGATACTGATGGAGAGAAAGGAACACAGAGAGGGAGAGGTCACATCTTGGAAGAGGAAGATTGTGGAGAGGGGGAATGAGGGTCTGGGGAAGGGCTGCACCTCAGAGAAGGGACCTCAGTATTGGGGTAGCTGTACTTATTTGGAAATGGCGGGTTGGAGGGATATTCGAAGGTTGGATGCAAATCTGAGAAGCCGGAGGAAGGGTTTTCGGTGATGCTCCCAGGATGGTGGACTCCAGATGGGATCTTTGGAGGGGGTGTGTCTAGGTGAGCTGGTGTCAGGAGGGTCTTTTGTGTGCTGGGCAGAGAAGTGTCCCAAAGAGCTGAGAGTAGAGGGGCCAGGAGCTCCAGGACTGCGGCCAGACTGTGACCCAGGGCTCAGATCCCAGAGGACCCGTAGGAGAGATGGGCTGTTCATTCACTTGGCAAGAGACCAGCAGAGTCCTGAGAGAGATGCTGACAAATCATAAAAAGACCAAGAACAGCTGGGAGtggcggctcaagcctgtgatgCCGGTACTTTGAGAGgtggagacaggaggatcatgtgagcccaacagttcgagaacaacctgggcaacatagagagaccctgtttctacaaagatttcaaaaattcgttgagcatggtggcatgtgctagtcccagctcctcaggagactgagtaaagacgattgcttgagcccaggaattagaggcttCAGTgcactgtgatcatgccactgcactccatcctggggagCAGAGCTggactctcagaaaaaaaaaatgtgtgggtGCCAAGACTCAAGACTGTGGGAgctggtcgggcacagtggctgacgtctgtaatctcagcactttgggaggccaaggtgggtggatcacctgaggtcaggtgttcaggaccaacctggccaacatggcaaaaccccgtctctactaaaaacacaaaaattagccaggcgtggtggttcacgtctgtaatcccagctgcttggaggctgaggcaggagaatcgcttgaactcaggagccgtcggctacagtgagtcaagatcaagacactgccctccagcctgggaaacagagcaagactctgtctctctctctctctctctctctctctctctcacacacacacacacacacacacacacacataaagactGTAGGAGTatctggtgggaggtggtggagGGAGAACTGTGGGTTTGGAAGTGGTGCCCTCCCCCGGGCCGTGCATTAGAACAGGAGCACAGTTACATGGAGAACAACCTTACCTTGTCCGACACCCTCAGATCTTTGTCCCAGGCCAGAAATCTTTTAATGACAGGATCCTCTGTGATTAGAGAACAGATGTCAGTGTGAGAAGCAGGGCAGGGTTTCCGTGGGAGCAGCAGGGCAGCGAGGAGAAGTGTGCCTCCGGGGGGGAAGTCTCAGGATTGTGGCCACGGGTGAGGGGGATGGGAGAGGGGAGAATGACTTTCACTGGGCAAGGGAGAGAGGCTCCTGCTCTGAGACTCCCCTGGGAAGAGGCCGAAGGAGGCCCTGGGTGTGAGAATCTACAGGATGTAGGGCTGGGAATAAGCCAGGACACCCTCCCAGCAGACCCGGAGGGACCGCTGCAGAGTCATAAAGGAATTCCCATCATTTCCTCATGAGACAGTCACATCAGGGTGTGACCATGGCCTTGGTATCCCCCCACTATGGATGGAGACACTTAGGTTTAGAAAAGTTAGTAAGAGACATTGAATTTCAGAGGGCACAGCTGAAACCGCTGtctttgtttattgattttgtttttctttattagatttttatttttttatttattaatttattaataaataattttaatctcaaataataaataatttgagaaagagtctcactctgtgggccaggctgcagtgcagtggcacgatctcggctcactgcaacctctgcctcccgggtttaagcaattctcctgtctcagcctcccgagtagctgggattacaggcataagctaccatgcccagccttggtttttcttttgagacagggttttgctctgtcacccaggctggagtgcagtggtgcagtcatagctcattaCATCCTCAaagtcctgagttcaagcaatcctcttgcctcagcctcccaacgtgctgggatctcaggcgtgagccaccacgcctggcccgaaaccaaactttcttttttttttttttttttttttgagacggagtcttgctctgttgcccaggctggagtgcggtggcgcaatctcggctcactgcaagctccgcctcccgggttcacgccattctcctgcctcagcctcctgagtagctgggactacaggcgcccgccgctgcgcccggctaattttttctatttttagtagagacggggtttcaccatggtctcgatcttctgaccttgtgatccacccgcctcggcctcccaaagtgctgggattacaggcgtgagccaccgcgcccggccaaaaccaAACTTTCTTATCCCACGCGCTGACCTTTAATCAAGTCTAGCCTAATCCTCTATCATCTCCTAAGCGTCCCTCATGAATGATCACTTCCGAGTCCTCCCGCATGGAGAGCTCACCCACTGGGGGCATATTTTTCCCATTGGAAAAGAGTGGTTATTGGAAGTTTCCTCTTTTTAGAAAGAACAGGATTGGAGGTGCTCTCTGGGGTGTCCTCCTACCAAGCAGCCTGTTGAAGGCCTCGTGGTGCTCGGGGAGCACGGGCGACACTCGCCGTCGCTTCAGCTTCATCTTGAGGCCACACAGCGTCTCCACCATCCAGGTCTCCTCAGGTTCAGGGGAGAGCTCCTTCTCTGGCTCCTCCTCAGACTGGTCCGACCactccctcttccttttccagCAAAGGGACCTACATGAGGGTCTGGGATCTACCCCAAGGACTGAGTAAAGAAACCAGACCGCCATGTAATGCTTCTGCAATTGATCCCCTTAGACCCCGACCCCAAACCCCAAAGCACTCTCCATCCTCCCCAGCCTTGCAGACTGCTGGCTTCTCCAAGCCATCTTTCCTTCTGTCAGTCTCCTCTCCTGAGCCCCATGTGCTGCTCTGTCTCCTCCCCATTCTCCCATTTCTCTGTCCTCAGAAGACTTTGTCCTTCCCTGGTCCCTGGCTCTCTGAGtcccttcttttatttatttttttttgagacacagtcttgctttgtggcctaggctggagtgtagtggtgcgatctcggctcactgcaacctctgtctccccagttccagtgattctcctgcctaagcctcccaagtagctgggattacaagtgcccgccataatgcccagctcatttttgtacttctagaagagacaaggtttcaacacgttggccaggctggtctcaaactcctggcctcaagtgatccacctgccttggcctcccagagtgctgggattacaggtgtgagccactacaccctgccTCAGTACCTCCATTCCTCCCACACACCCTCCTCACATGCTCCTTCTGggcccttccttcttcttcttctcttttttttttttagacaggttctcactctatcacccagactggagttcagggatgctatcttggctcaaagcaacctccgcctcccgggttcaagtgattctcctgtctcagcctcccgagtagctgggattacaggcgtgcaccatcacgcctggctaatttttgtattgttagtataAGTGAGGTTTCGCTATATTGGTCTGGTTGGTCTCAaacaactgacctcaagtgatccacccatctcggcctcccaaagtactgggattacaggcatgagctaccacacctgggctttgtttttctttggacacagggttttgctcggttacccaggctggagtgtagtggtacagtcatagctcactgcagcctcaaagtcctgagTTCAAGGAGTCcccttgactcagcctcccaatgtgctggtatctcaggcgtgagccacagcgcctgaccTGAaaccaagctttttttttttcttccttttttttttgagacggagtctcgctctgtctcccaggctggagtgcagtggtacgatctcggctcactgcaagctctgcctcccgggttcacgccattctcctgcctcagcctcccgagtagctgggactacaggcgcctgccaccaggcctggctaattttttgtatttttagtagagatggatttcactgtgttagccaggatggtcttgatctcctgaccttgtgatccgtctgcctcggcctcccaaagagctgggattacaggcgtgaaccacggtgCCCAGCTGAAACCAAGCTTTCTTATCCCAAGCGCCCACCTTTATCAAGTCTAGCTAATCCTCTATCGTCTCCTAAGCGTCCCTCATGAATGATCACTTCCGAGTCCTCCCGCATGGAGAGCTCACCCACTAGGGGCATATTTTTCCCATTGGAAAAGAGTGGTTATTGGAAGTTTCCTCTTTTTTAGAAGAACAGGATTGGAGGTGCTGTCTGGGGTATCCTCCTACCAAGCTGGCTGTTGAAGGCCTTGTGGTGCTCAGGGAGCACGGGCGACACTCGCCGTTGCTTCAGCTTCATCTTGAGACCACACAGCGTCTCCACCACCCAGGTCTCCTCAGGCTCCGGGGAGAGCGCCTTCTCTGGCTCCTCCTCAGACTGGTCCGACCactccctcttccttttccagCAAAGGGACCTACATGAGGGGCTGGGATCTACCCCAGGGGCTGAGTAAAGAAACCAGACCGCCGTGTAATGCTTCTGCAATTGATCACCTTAGACCCCGACCCCAAACCCCAAACCACTCTCCATCCTCCCCAGCCTTGCAGACTGCTGGCTTCTCCAAGCCATCTTTCCTTCTGTCTGTCTTATCTGCTAAGCCCCATGTGCCGCTCCTTCTCCTCCCCATTCTTCCGTTTCTCTGTCCTCAGAACACATCCTCATGTTCTTCCCTAGTCCCTGGCTCTCTGAGgccctccttttttttgtttcgagacagaatcttgctttgtcgccgaggctggagtgtagtggtgcaatctcagctcactgcaacatccatccCCCGGATTCcggttattctcctgcctcagcctctctggtagctgggattacaggtgcctgccataaTGCCCagctcaattttgtatttttagtagagacggggtttcaccatcttggccaggctgatctcaaactcctggcctcaagtgatcctcctgccttggcctcccaaagtgctgggattacaggtgttagccactgcacctggcctgagtttCTCCATTCTTCCCACACACCCTCCTCAGGTTCTCCTTCCTGACctctgaccctttttttttttttttttttttttgagacagcgtctcactctttcacacagaccggagtgcagtagcgcgatctcggctcactacaacctcttcctcccaggctcaagcgattctcttgtctcaaccttccaagtagctgggattagaggcacgcaccattaccacctggctaatttttgtacttttagtagagatggggtttcaccatgttggccaggctggtcttgaactcctgacctcaggtgatctgcccgccttggcctcccaaagtgttggggttacaggcgcgagccaccgcacccagctcccTTCCTTCGAGTTAGTCAATCCTGTCCCACCTCTTCTTCCTCCAGTCCCCTCACCTGATGGTCCCGACACTTCATCATCCACCACCTCCTGGAGGGAGTACTCCGAGGTGTTCGGCTGGGGGCTCTCCTCCTTATCCTCGGGGAGCAGGGTTGTGATCTTTCCCAAAATCTGTTCCATTCCACGGAACCTAGTCTCTGTTCTGTTCATACCTCTTCTTCTGGACTCTGTTAGGAGCCAGCAGTGTGTTATGAATTCTCTAGGCTAGAGAAGTCAGAGGCTAACAGCCTGAGAGAAGATGCTGTTGTTCACCAGCTTCCAGGCCGACGGAGTCCGGGTCCCCAATCAGGGAAGGCTGGGAATCTCTGATGTCATTGGCCATTCCAACCTGGCAAACCAGTTTGAAATAAAACACATGTAACTAGGCTGATCTCTTGTCCCGAGATGCTGAGTGAATGGTATCTCTGCCACTGTCCCATCTCAGACCACTGTCCACAAGCATCTTCAGTGTCTCCCAGATCCCTCTGTTCCCTGTCCCAGCAGAGGCTGTGTCCTCTCCACTCAAAGCCTGAGTATGGTGGGTTCCTTCTCTGTACATGTCCATTTCAGAGTCCAGTGTGGTGGGAGAGGGAACAGGGTGGGAAAGAACTAGGGTAAGCAGTCAGGCCGAAACCTTTACAAGAGAGTGAGATGACTGCACAAGAGATCCCAGGAACACTGACTGATGAAAAGTCACACAGAGCGCCTCAGTTTGGCAGAGTTTCGCTTCTAATGTTCACTGACATTCACTGTCCTGAGATTCTGCACTGGGGTACACACGCCCTCTGCCTCTAAGAGACATTTTGAAGTCTGGAAAACCACAGGAATCTGCCCATGAGCTCTATTACTTTCACTGGTGTCCCAATTTCAGTGGAGTCCATGGATTCGCCTAAAGCCAGCCCTTCCAGTTCGGCTAAGAAATTCTAGTTTATATCAAGTTTGTATCATATGTATTGCTCTGAACTCAGGAATTTCCCCACCGCTTATGGATTCTATGAATAAAATATCGTGATGCATTGCAAAAGACTAAATCTAAAAAATCtcagctgtgtgcagtggctcggtggcttgtaatcccagcactttgggtggctaaggGATGAAGACTgcctgaggccagcagttcaagaccagtgtgaaaacatagcaagaccctatctctaaaaaacaaaccaaaccaaattagccaggtggtggctGGAAACCCAAAGCCAACTACTTGGAAACCCATGTGATAGGAAGATggttttgagcccaggagctgcagtgagccatgatctggCCCctccacactccagtctgggcaacacacaGCATGCcagtcaaaaattttttttttgagacggagtctcgctttctgCCACCCggttgggagtgcagtggccggatctcagctcactgcaagctccgggccctggtttcgccattctcctgcctcagcctcccgagtagctgggatcatggctcagccacctcaccggctagtttttgtattttttagtagagacggggtttcagtagcaccaggatggtctcatctcctgatcttgatccgcctgcctctgcctcctcccaaagtgctgggattacaggcttgagccacaccgcctaaaaaatttttttgataaaataaagaGTTGCATGACATTCAGAGACCATCCCCAAAACTCAGGTCTTGGCCAGCCTCAGGAGCCACTTCAATCCcaaaagcactttgggaagccaaagtgggtggattacttgaggtcaggagtttgagaccagcctggccaacatggtgaaaccccgcctctactacaAAATGCGCCACAAAAATTCAttttcaggcatggtggcgggtgcctgtactcccagctacttgggagcagggctggagaatcacttgaactcagggtgCTGGAGGGGTTGCAGCCAGCCGCGACCCACTACA
This window harbors:
- the LOC101010677 gene encoding putative speedy protein E16 → MNRTETRFRGMEQILGKITTLLPEDKEESPQPNTSEYSLQEVVDDEVSGPSAPGVDPSPSCRSLCWKRKREWSDQSEEEPEKALSPEPEETWVVETLCGLKMKLKQRRVSPVLPEHHKAFNSQLVLGVDPRPSCRSLCWKRKREWSDQSEEEPEKELSPEPEETWMVETLCGLKMKLKRRRVSPVLPEHHEAFNRLLEDPVIKRFLAWDKDLRVSDKYLLAMVIAYFSRAGLFSWQYQRIHFFLALYLANDMEEDSETPKQNIIYFLYRKNRSQIPWFRKRRFQFFRSMRWRARKTRSPKALFHKLRFQFFRSMRFRAWVSLEELEEIQAYDPEHWVWARDRATFLRAPGTMKA